One segment of Strix aluco isolate bStrAlu1 chromosome 4, bStrAlu1.hap1, whole genome shotgun sequence DNA contains the following:
- the LRFN5 gene encoding leucine-rich repeat and fibronectin type-III domain-containing protein 5 isoform X2: protein MEKLLLFLLFIGVAVRAQICPKRCVCQILSPNLATLCAKKGLLFVPPNIDRRTVELRLADNFVTNIKRKDFANMTSLVDLTLSRNTISFITPHAFADLRNLRALHLNSNRLTKITNDMFSGLSNLHHLILNNNQLTLISSTAFDDVLALEELDLSYNNLETIPWDAVEKMVSLHTLSLDHNMIDHIPKGTFSHLHKMTRLDVTSNKLQKLPPDPLFQRAQVLATSGIISPSTFALSFGGNPLHCNCELLWLRRLSREDDLETCASPTLLSGRYFWSIPEEEFLCEPPLITRHTHELRVLEGQRAALRCKARGDPEPAIHWISPEGKLISNATRSVVYDNGTLDILITTVKDTGSFTCIASNPAGEATQTVDLHIIKLPHLLNSTNHIHEPDPGSSDISTSTKSGSNASSSNGDTKVSQDKKVVVAEATSSTALLKFNFQRNIPGIRMFQIQYNGTYDDSLVYRMIPPTSKTFLVNNLAAGTVYDLCVLAIYDDGITSLTATRVVGCTQFTTEQDYVRCHFMQSQFLGGTMIIIIGGIIVASVLVFIIILMIRYKVCNNNGQQKATKVSNVYSQTNGAQIQGCSGVLSQSMSKQAVGHEEGVQCCKAASDGATQSPETGSSQDSATTTSALPPAWTSSASVSQKQKRKPGPKPSSEPQSEAVSSIESQNTNRNNSTALQLASRPPDSVKGAPTYKRAQSKPKAGADPQDACPPLLPENVATDVLTWQKSIRFQLTED from the exons atggaaaaactgcttttgtttctgctgttcattGGCGTAGCGGTGAGAGCTCAGATCTGCCCGAAGCGCTGTGTCTGTCAGATTTTGTCTCCGAACCTTGCCACCCTTTGTGCCAAGAAAGGGCTCTTATTTGTTCCTCCCAACATTGACAGGAGGACTGTGGAGTTACGGCTGGCAGACAACTTTGTTACAAACATTAAAAGGAAAGACTTTGCCAATATGACCAGCCTGGTGGACCTGACGCTGTCCAGGAATACAATCAGTTTTATCACACCTCACGCGTTTGCCGACTTGCGCAATTTGCGGGCTTTGCATTTGAACAGCAACCGATTGACTAAGATCACTAATGACATGTTCAGTGGACTCTCCAATCTTCATCACTTGATACTTAACAACAACCAGCTGACTTTAATTTCTTCCACAGCTTTCGATGATGTTTTAGCTCTTGAGGAATTGGATTTGTCTTACAACAATCTGGAAACCATCCCCTGGGACGCGGTGGAGAAGATGGTTAGTTTGCACACTCTCAGTCTAGACCACAACATGATTGACCACATTCCTAAGGGGACCTTCTCCCACCTCCACAAGATGACCAGGTTGGACGTCACGTCTAACAAACTGCAGAAACTACCGCCTGATCCTCTCTTCCAGCGAGCTCAGGTACTGGCAACCTCAGGAATTATCAGCCCCTCGACTTTTGCGCTGAGCTTCGGTGGGAACCCTTTGCATTGCAACTGTGAGCTGTTGTGGCTGAGGCGTCTTTCGAGGGAAGATGACCTGGAGACCTGCGCTTCTCCCACGCTCTTGTCTGGCCGGTACTTCTGGTCGATCCCGGAGGAGGAGTTCCTGTGCGAGCCTCCTCTCATCACCCGGCACACCCACGAGCTGCgggtgctggaggggcagcgGGCAGCACTGCGGTGTAAGGCCCGGGGGGACCCCGAACCAGCAATTCACTGGATTTCACCTGAGGGCAAACTGATTTCAAATGCCACGAGGTCGGTGGTGTATGACAACGGGACGCTCGACATCCTTATAACGACGGTGAAGGACACGGGCTCCTTCACCTGCATTGCTTCCAATCCGGCCGGGGAGGCCACGCAGACGGTGGACCTGCACATAATCAAACTCCCCCACTTGCTGAACAGCACGAACCACATCCACGAGCCCGACCCCGGCTCCTCGGATATCTCCACTTCCACCAAGTCGGGCTCCAACGCCAGCAGCAGCAATGGGGATACTAAAGTCAGCCAGGATAAGAAGGTGGTTGTTGCGGAAGCAACGTCCTCCACCGCTCTGCTGAAATTCAATTTTCAGAGGAATATACCTGGGATACGTATGTTCCAAATCCAGTACAACGGTACTTACGATGACTCCCTCGTTTACAG AATGATACCTCCCACAAGCAAAACCTTCCTGGTCAACAACCTGGCGGCTGGGACTGTGTATGACCTGTGTGTCCTGGCCATCTATGACGACGGGATCACCTCGCTCACGGCCACCAGGGTGGTGGGCTGCACGCAGTTCACCACCGAGCAGGATTATGTGCGCTGCCACTTCATGCAGTCCCAGTTCCTGGGCGGGACCATGATTATCATCATCGGCGGGATCATCGTGGCCTCCGTGCTCGTGTTCATCATCATCCTCATGATCCGCTACAAGGTGTGTAACAACAACGGGCAGCAGAAGGCCACCAAAGTCAGCAACGTGTACTCGCAGACGAACGGGGCTCAGATCCAGGGCTGCAGCGGGGTGCTGTCACAGTCGATGTCCAAGCAGGCTGTCGGGCACGAAGAGGGCGTCCAGTGCTGCAAGGCTGCCAGCGACGGCGCGACGCAGTCGCCGGAGACCGGCTCCAGCCAGGACTCGGCCACCACTACCTCCGCTTTGCCTCCCGCCTGGACTTCCAGCGCTTCTGTCTCCCAGAAGCAGAAGCGAAAGCCGGGGCCAAAGCCAAGCAGCGAGCCGCAGAGTGAAGCTGTCAGCAGCATCGAGTCCCAAAACACTAACAGAAATAACTCCACTGCCCTGCAGTTAGCTAGCCGTCCCCCCGACTCTGTCAAAGGGGCCCCCACGTACAAAAGAGCACAATCAAAGCCAA AAGCCGGGGCTGATCCGCAGGACGCCTGCCCTCCTCTGCTCCCCGAAAACGTTGCCACCGACGTTCTTACTTGGCAGAAATCAATACGATTCCAACTCACCGAAGATTGA
- the LRFN5 gene encoding leucine-rich repeat and fibronectin type-III domain-containing protein 5 isoform X1 has product MEKLLLFLLFIGVAVRAQICPKRCVCQILSPNLATLCAKKGLLFVPPNIDRRTVELRLADNFVTNIKRKDFANMTSLVDLTLSRNTISFITPHAFADLRNLRALHLNSNRLTKITNDMFSGLSNLHHLILNNNQLTLISSTAFDDVLALEELDLSYNNLETIPWDAVEKMVSLHTLSLDHNMIDHIPKGTFSHLHKMTRLDVTSNKLQKLPPDPLFQRAQVLATSGIISPSTFALSFGGNPLHCNCELLWLRRLSREDDLETCASPTLLSGRYFWSIPEEEFLCEPPLITRHTHELRVLEGQRAALRCKARGDPEPAIHWISPEGKLISNATRSVVYDNGTLDILITTVKDTGSFTCIASNPAGEATQTVDLHIIKLPHLLNSTNHIHEPDPGSSDISTSTKSGSNASSSNGDTKVSQDKKVVVAEATSSTALLKFNFQRNIPGIRMFQIQYNGTYDDSLVYRMIPPTSKTFLVNNLAAGTVYDLCVLAIYDDGITSLTATRVVGCTQFTTEQDYVRCHFMQSQFLGGTMIIIIGGIIVASVLVFIIILMIRYKVCNNNGQQKATKVSNVYSQTNGAQIQGCSGVLSQSMSKQAVGHEEGVQCCKAASDGATQSPETGSSQDSATTTSALPPAWTSSASVSQKQKRKPGPKPSSEPQSEAVSSIESQNTNRNNSTALQLASRPPDSVKGAPTYKRAQSKPSKFLTLPADTSRAKRRLSLGGELTEPCGPGSARGAGGLRSKRSISMNGMLVQSDSSGVDSRKATFSSSEWILESTV; this is encoded by the exons atggaaaaactgcttttgtttctgctgttcattGGCGTAGCGGTGAGAGCTCAGATCTGCCCGAAGCGCTGTGTCTGTCAGATTTTGTCTCCGAACCTTGCCACCCTTTGTGCCAAGAAAGGGCTCTTATTTGTTCCTCCCAACATTGACAGGAGGACTGTGGAGTTACGGCTGGCAGACAACTTTGTTACAAACATTAAAAGGAAAGACTTTGCCAATATGACCAGCCTGGTGGACCTGACGCTGTCCAGGAATACAATCAGTTTTATCACACCTCACGCGTTTGCCGACTTGCGCAATTTGCGGGCTTTGCATTTGAACAGCAACCGATTGACTAAGATCACTAATGACATGTTCAGTGGACTCTCCAATCTTCATCACTTGATACTTAACAACAACCAGCTGACTTTAATTTCTTCCACAGCTTTCGATGATGTTTTAGCTCTTGAGGAATTGGATTTGTCTTACAACAATCTGGAAACCATCCCCTGGGACGCGGTGGAGAAGATGGTTAGTTTGCACACTCTCAGTCTAGACCACAACATGATTGACCACATTCCTAAGGGGACCTTCTCCCACCTCCACAAGATGACCAGGTTGGACGTCACGTCTAACAAACTGCAGAAACTACCGCCTGATCCTCTCTTCCAGCGAGCTCAGGTACTGGCAACCTCAGGAATTATCAGCCCCTCGACTTTTGCGCTGAGCTTCGGTGGGAACCCTTTGCATTGCAACTGTGAGCTGTTGTGGCTGAGGCGTCTTTCGAGGGAAGATGACCTGGAGACCTGCGCTTCTCCCACGCTCTTGTCTGGCCGGTACTTCTGGTCGATCCCGGAGGAGGAGTTCCTGTGCGAGCCTCCTCTCATCACCCGGCACACCCACGAGCTGCgggtgctggaggggcagcgGGCAGCACTGCGGTGTAAGGCCCGGGGGGACCCCGAACCAGCAATTCACTGGATTTCACCTGAGGGCAAACTGATTTCAAATGCCACGAGGTCGGTGGTGTATGACAACGGGACGCTCGACATCCTTATAACGACGGTGAAGGACACGGGCTCCTTCACCTGCATTGCTTCCAATCCGGCCGGGGAGGCCACGCAGACGGTGGACCTGCACATAATCAAACTCCCCCACTTGCTGAACAGCACGAACCACATCCACGAGCCCGACCCCGGCTCCTCGGATATCTCCACTTCCACCAAGTCGGGCTCCAACGCCAGCAGCAGCAATGGGGATACTAAAGTCAGCCAGGATAAGAAGGTGGTTGTTGCGGAAGCAACGTCCTCCACCGCTCTGCTGAAATTCAATTTTCAGAGGAATATACCTGGGATACGTATGTTCCAAATCCAGTACAACGGTACTTACGATGACTCCCTCGTTTACAG AATGATACCTCCCACAAGCAAAACCTTCCTGGTCAACAACCTGGCGGCTGGGACTGTGTATGACCTGTGTGTCCTGGCCATCTATGACGACGGGATCACCTCGCTCACGGCCACCAGGGTGGTGGGCTGCACGCAGTTCACCACCGAGCAGGATTATGTGCGCTGCCACTTCATGCAGTCCCAGTTCCTGGGCGGGACCATGATTATCATCATCGGCGGGATCATCGTGGCCTCCGTGCTCGTGTTCATCATCATCCTCATGATCCGCTACAAGGTGTGTAACAACAACGGGCAGCAGAAGGCCACCAAAGTCAGCAACGTGTACTCGCAGACGAACGGGGCTCAGATCCAGGGCTGCAGCGGGGTGCTGTCACAGTCGATGTCCAAGCAGGCTGTCGGGCACGAAGAGGGCGTCCAGTGCTGCAAGGCTGCCAGCGACGGCGCGACGCAGTCGCCGGAGACCGGCTCCAGCCAGGACTCGGCCACCACTACCTCCGCTTTGCCTCCCGCCTGGACTTCCAGCGCTTCTGTCTCCCAGAAGCAGAAGCGAAAGCCGGGGCCAAAGCCAAGCAGCGAGCCGCAGAGTGAAGCTGTCAGCAGCATCGAGTCCCAAAACACTAACAGAAATAACTCCACTGCCCTGCAGTTAGCTAGCCGTCCCCCCGACTCTGTCAAAGGGGCCCCCACGTACAAAAGAGCACAATCAAAGCCAAGTAAGTTCCTCACTTTGCCAGCTGACACATCCCGAGCCAAGCGCCGGCTCTCGCTGGGCGGGGAGCTGACGGAGCCctgcggccccggcagcgcccggggTGCCGGCGGATTGCGGTCCAAAAGGAGCATCTCCATGAACGGGATGCTGGTCCAGTCAGACAGCTCTGGTGTGGATAGCCGGAAAGCAACTTTCTCCAGTTCTGAGTGGATATTGGAAAGCACTGTGtga